The Osmia lignaria lignaria isolate PbOS001 chromosome 3, iyOsmLign1, whole genome shotgun sequence genome includes the window CTATTGTTTCCTGTCCTTGTCCACACATTCTACAGACGTTATCCTCTTTATTTTTCCAGTATCTATTGCCTCTTTCTTCATTGTCACAGCTAAACCTTGCAATCATTGACTGAGTCCTGCCTTTACACTCTGCTTTCAGATAATAAGCTctagaaattaattagaataagCACAAAaccgtaaaattattaaagtatttgtttgataatcatgtatttaaaaagaccgcgtaaaattaaaatttttttaattcgatcctagcgccatctctacaaaaacgtctcaaACTACTCAACAGGTTACCAACTGAGATTCTTGAGGAGGGAACACTAGCACCACCTATCAGGAAAGCTCGGAAGCTACTTGCCGACTAGTTTGCGCGGTTTcccgatagatggcgctagtgttCCCGTCTTTAAGAATCTCGGTTGGTAACctgttgagtagtttgagccatTTTTGCAGAGATGGCGCAAGaatcgaatttaaaaaattttaattttaggcggtctttttaaatacatgtttgtcaaacaattattttaataattttacggcCTTGTGcttattctaaatgatttattaaaataattattataataattgtttaacaaacTTGTTTCACTTCATGTACCTTGGATATTCCTTAAGACTTTAAAAATCAAAAAACAAACTATAAAAGTTGTAGCTTTTGTTATTGCATATATAACATTCAATAActgtttgatttttaataaattataaaaacaatatatataataatcgaACTTCAGTGCGCATGCAGCGTACTATACTATAATAAACCGTAGCCATAGATGTAACTTGACATCAGCTGATTTTTGTATACATAATGTCACCATCCAACTTACGTCTATTGATTATTAAAAACCACAACATATCGGTaagatatataaataaaaaataaataaatacaagtcTATTTTAATACATCAAATAATAAAAGTATATCTTACATTATACTGTCACGTTAatgatgattatatacgttgttAATTGTGTTGATAACAGATTTACTTAACTGCGTATCtcgtaaaatataattaaacaaaatgtaTGAAAAAGCATATAATCGTACATGTAAGGTTTATCTTATTTCGTCGTTATTAGAAAAATAGTAAGTATGTACATGATGCAACATATTAGAGTcagttatttcttttaataacatGAATGAAAGACATCGTTAAAtgattaaaagttttaattgccCATATCTTAGCTGCATAACAATCTGCTTAATGTTACAAATATGTATCTTAATGTAAACAGTTAAAAGGTAACTGTTTATGAATATCATTTAAAGTTGTATCCTTTTTTTCAATACCTGTCTACAAATATATGTGTGTTGTAAAAGTTGAAAATGTACTGTAAATACATAAAACAACTACTAGAAAGTacaatacaaaataatattgcTGTATAATAGGTTATTAATACAAATCTTTCAAGCAGGCCAAGTTATTTTGAGCATACCTTGAAGGTTGATTGCCAACCTCAGAAATTCAGAATCTACTTCTTCAGTTTTATATATGAAAACAATTTTGATTAAACTTGTTTAAAAATGGACCCAGATTCTGCAGAAATGGTGAACGAAATCAAAAACAAGGTAATATTGCATTGGAACTGTAGAGGTCTGATAGAGTTCCCTGATGCGATAAGGATCTATGGGAGCCACATTCaagaaatatatttgaaatggaataaactCACTACATTACCTCCATGGATTATAGAACTCTTTAATGTTACAAATATATATCTATATGGAAACATGATCAAAGAAATTCCTTCAGAACTATGCCAAATGAATCAGTTAACAGTCCTTGATTTAAGCTCTAATAAATTGGAAAAACTACCTTCCTGTATAGGATGTTTAATTAACTTGAAATCtctattattaaatgaaaattgcataGATAGATTACCAACTGGTAAGTTCATAAGAATTATATTCACCCTTACATTTAAATTGATTcttgatattgtttttgtagAAATGAACAAAATGCATAACTTGGAAATTTTATCTATCGCTGGTAATAAATTTGTTGTATTGCCAGAATGGATAGGTTCCTTGCCTAAGTTAAAAGAATTAAATGCAGACAATAATCACTTGAAGGAACTACCTAATAGACTTACCTTATCACCAAAACTATCAGTAATTTCTGTATGTTCTAACAGGTCATTATATCAGATATATACAATTTATGACTTTAATTGATATTACCGATTACTTCTAATTgacaaagaataatttttatataggcTAAGGTATTTACCATTAAACGGATTTGTATCATCTCCTTGCATTAGATTCGATGCAAATGTCTGCTTGAATTATTTGTCATATCCGCTTCTTTATCAATTAACTTCTCAAGTTCAAGACTCATTTATGTATGACCAACGAACTGTTTTAGGATATGGGTAAGTTTATGTTTGAAGGTAGGATAGGGATTAAAATTAAAGAAggattcattttaatttctcaTAAGATAAAGTTTAttactgtatttataaacatatatatatataatcacAGATGCTTTAAAACATATTGTGGAAGCAATGTATtacatacaaatataaaattgaacataaaaataaatactataACTGGGAGGGATACCAATTTTATGATTGAATTACCACGCCAACTTTTAAAAGTTAACAATCTGTACGAAAATACAGTTGTTTCTCTGTGGGAATTGGCTTTGAGAAAAATTTATACTGAAAGGTAGCTACCATTCCTTTTTATAGCGTAACGGTTTTGATAATTGTATAATATTGTTAGTCACTTAGATATCACGAAATTTTAGGTATAAACATACGCTTAACATATCTACATCAcctataaatataaatgttcaGTATGAACCAGTTGCCATAAGTAATTGTTATCAACTTGATTTTCCAATGTATTCGATAAATTATGGTTTTTATAACTTGCTAATAAACGGACCAACTAGTATTTGTGTTAACTCTCCATGCCAGCAACCAATCTTTACAGAAGCTTGGGTTATTGTTGGTATAAGTTATTGTACGGAGTCCATAACAACAGTTGCACTATGCTGTTGTAAAAGGTAAGATAAATATTGTCTATGTGTTCGTacataatatcaaaaatttatttcaattttacagaTGTGCATCTGAATTTTCTAAACATTCCAATATGACGATTAGTCATAACTGGTattgtataaattaataataccttATTTAGTAAATAATTGTGTAAAtaggaatataaaaataaaagaatttaatgttttcgaATTATGTTAAACTTTGATATTCTTCATAACACTTTGAACATATCTTAGCAAATctaagatattttaattttacattaactAAAATCATAGTTTTTGTACAGTAGAAAATTCATTCAAATCATTTTTGtccattattttttataaggTTCTGCGTTTAAGCAATGAGAAAATCTAAAGCTCTATCACGATCGATGTTACATTTTAAAAGTGCAGCAGATGCTTCTTCTTCCGAGAAACCCAAATCTCGTAGAgtacataaattttcataataagcTTTGGCTTTTTCTTGGTTGTACTCGGTAAGAGCAAGGGCCTTTTCAGCATCCTCCCCAGAAATTCCCGTTTCCTCTAAAGACTGTACAGCCAGCAAATATTCAACAATCTTTTTATTATCCTGACCACCTAAATCGCGTATCGCGCGAGCGGCTCTTGATAACGGAAATCCCATATCACTTAAATGACGAGCTAATTTTTTATCTTCCTCTGTTAAGTCCAGTAGTAAATTTACAAAAACTTGATTTTTTATTACGGGCTCTTTATGCTTTAACGTTTCCTGAGAACTAGTATCAGGGCCTTCAAGATTTGGCCATGGTTTCCAATCCTGTCACATAtataatcaatttaaaatttaaattaggaGAACTTTATTTCAAAGAACATAGAATGTTATTACCTCCACAGCTGGTCTTTCTAAATCTTTTTGAAGTTCTTGCACAATTGTAGATACACTCCGGTGTTTAGCATTTTCTTGTTCGTTTGCTTCTTCCTGACCGTTTATTTCACTTTtaacattatcatttttttcctCTATATGAGTTTCTGACTGATTGTTAATAGTTAAGTCATTCAGTATACTTTCTAGTTTTGCTGGTGGTATCCATTGAGATGTAGGCTGTAATacctaaaaataaattcaaaaggCATGTTAAAACTCCCATCTAGTATCCAGTTATTATAACTATAAGATGTACTACCAAACCTGAGCTAGTTCTTCCATAtcattaattgtttttaattccATATTATCGAATGGACTGCTTGTATCATTATCAAAATCAGCAAAATTAAGACCGTTTGTTTTCACATGATCTTGGAAATCGTTAGCTGGTGGTGATAAAGGCTGTGGAGTAAGAATTGTTGCTTTAGGCACTGGTGCATTTACAGGTAAATGATTTGTAGTATCAGGCAATGGTGGTGGCGGAGGAGGTGAagattccttttctttcttcctcttctcatCCAATCGTGCATTCTTTGCTACATTATTTGCTTGCCTAATATTACGCCATTCTGTCATCtacaaatgaaattgaattaaaaataatatgcaaATTAATACTCGAACAAgtgtttaaatataaattataccaaTAACCTTTTCAAGTACCGAGCGTTCCAAATTAAAATCGTAAGTTAATTTTGATACGTCCGGTAGTTTGTTATTATACGCAGCTGGTAAACATACTTTCCTTGGAGGTTTGTAAGCCTCTGCAATCTTAACATGAACTCCATCCATGTAAGATGCAAGTAAATCACATTGTGCTGATACCGAAGAACGAGTCATATCTCAGTATTAGGAAACTAATGAACAAAAAGAAATGATCTGTTAAAATTTCAAGTCACTATAATTAATacgtataaattttgtattcatAACCTCATCTCATTATACATGATTATTTTTATGTAGCTGGATTACATTTCAcattttataacacatataTTTAAACATGTATATGAAAATAACATCATTTACTCAAATATTCTTATTTAAGAAATTGATTTACATTTGACAACTCATAATGATTTGAACTTTGGACGTACCGCGCAGCCATATTGAATTTAGTATACACAATCGATATAAAAACAAGTAtctaattaacaatttattaatgaatagtaataattatacaaaCTGTGAAGATTTAAATGAAAAGTAGATAACaacgattaataataatttacctttattaacaataaatataaattattgtcAACAATAAAATCACAATAAATATGGTTTACAAACTTAGCAACaagaatattttttacataCTTTCGCGTTTATGTAGTCACAATTTTCACATTCTATTTACTATAATACAGATGTATACCTCACACATATATAGCTTCATatttaaacttttaaatttattctaaacTATATCACAAATACTGTGATTAGTCCTGCTATGTGTAATGTAGTCAATTTtttgtacatatatttataaattaattaatt containing:
- the LOC117608122 gene encoding uncharacterized protein LOC117608122 isoform X1, with amino-acid sequence MDPDSAEMVNEIKNKVILHWNCRGLIEFPDAIRIYGSHIQEIYLKWNKLTTLPPWIIELFNVTNIYLYGNMIKEIPSELCQMNQLTVLDLSSNKLEKLPSCIGCLINLKSLLLNENCIDRLPTEMNKMHNLEILSIAGNKFVVLPEWIGSLPKLKELNADNNHLKELPNRLTLSPKLSVISVCSNRLRYLPLNGFVSSPCIRFDANVCLNYLSYPLLYQLTSQVQDSFMYDQRTVLGYGCFKTYCGSNVLHTNIKLNIKINTITGRDTNFMIELPRQLLKVNNLYENTVVSLWELALRKIYTERYKHTLNISTSPININVQYEPVAISNCYQLDFPMYSINYGFYNLLINGPTSICVNSPCQQPIFTEAWVIVGISYCTESITTVALCCCKRCASEFSKHSNMTISHNWYCIN
- the LOC117608122 gene encoding uncharacterized protein LOC117608122 isoform X2 translates to MVNEIKNKVILHWNCRGLIEFPDAIRIYGSHIQEIYLKWNKLTTLPPWIIELFNVTNIYLYGNMIKEIPSELCQMNQLTVLDLSSNKLEKLPSCIGCLINLKSLLLNENCIDRLPTEMNKMHNLEILSIAGNKFVVLPEWIGSLPKLKELNADNNHLKELPNRLTLSPKLSVISVCSNRLRYLPLNGFVSSPCIRFDANVCLNYLSYPLLYQLTSQVQDSFMYDQRTVLGYGCFKTYCGSNVLHTNIKLNIKINTITGRDTNFMIELPRQLLKVNNLYENTVVSLWELALRKIYTERYKHTLNISTSPININVQYEPVAISNCYQLDFPMYSINYGFYNLLINGPTSICVNSPCQQPIFTEAWVIVGISYCTESITTVALCCCKRCASEFSKHSNMTISHNWYCIN
- the LOC117608122 gene encoding uncharacterized protein LOC117608122 isoform X3, producing MIKEIPSELCQMNQLTVLDLSSNKLEKLPSCIGCLINLKSLLLNENCIDRLPTEMNKMHNLEILSIAGNKFVVLPEWIGSLPKLKELNADNNHLKELPNRLTLSPKLSVISVCSNRLRYLPLNGFVSSPCIRFDANVCLNYLSYPLLYQLTSQVQDSFMYDQRTVLGYGCFKTYCGSNVLHTNIKLNIKINTITGRDTNFMIELPRQLLKVNNLYENTVVSLWELALRKIYTERYKHTLNISTSPININVQYEPVAISNCYQLDFPMYSINYGFYNLLINGPTSICVNSPCQQPIFTEAWVIVGISYCTESITTVALCCCKRCASEFSKHSNMTISHNWYCIN
- the LOC117608124 gene encoding uncharacterized protein LOC117608124 isoform X2, coding for MTRSSVSAQCDLLASYMDGVHVKIAEAYKPPRKMTEWRNIRQANNVAKNARLDEKRKKEKESSPPPPPPLPDTTNHLPVNAPVPKATILTPQPLSPPANDFQDHVKTNGLNFADFDNDTSSPFDNMELKTINDMEELAQVLQPTSQWIPPAKLESILNDLTINNQSETHIEEKNDNVKSEINGQEEANEQENAKHRSVSTIVQELQKDLERPAVEDWKPWPNLEGPDTSSQETLKHKEPVIKNQVFVNLLLDLTEEDKKLARHLSDMGFPLSRAARAIRDLGGQDNKKIVEYLLAVQSLEETGISGEDAEKALALTEYNQEKAKAYYENLCTLRDLGFSEEEASAALLKCNIDRDRALDFLIA
- the LOC117608124 gene encoding uncharacterized protein LOC117608124 isoform X1, with the protein product MTRSSVSAQCDLLASYMDGVHVKIAEAYKPPRKVCLPAAYNNKLPDVSKLTYDFNLERSVLEKMTEWRNIRQANNVAKNARLDEKRKKEKESSPPPPPPLPDTTNHLPVNAPVPKATILTPQPLSPPANDFQDHVKTNGLNFADFDNDTSSPFDNMELKTINDMEELAQVLQPTSQWIPPAKLESILNDLTINNQSETHIEEKNDNVKSEINGQEEANEQENAKHRSVSTIVQELQKDLERPAVEDWKPWPNLEGPDTSSQETLKHKEPVIKNQVFVNLLLDLTEEDKKLARHLSDMGFPLSRAARAIRDLGGQDNKKIVEYLLAVQSLEETGISGEDAEKALALTEYNQEKAKAYYENLCTLRDLGFSEEEASAALLKCNIDRDRALDFLIA